A genomic stretch from Lathyrus oleraceus cultivar Zhongwan6 chromosome 2, CAAS_Psat_ZW6_1.0, whole genome shotgun sequence includes:
- the LOC127120260 gene encoding ATP-dependent DNA helicase DDM1 → MAANNKVKNDDPAVESPTSVLEEEEMEVKLEEEVVADDGSSLVPKLMVEEEEKLLKALAKEEEEQFQEAPNLNDSQFDKLDELLTQTKLYSEFLLEKMDDITLTAGEQEIKEEEETQLDTKPKGRGRKRKAAKQCNTGKAKKAVEAMITRSKETVKTEDVNLSEEERTEKEQRELVPLLTGGKLKSYQLKGVKWLISLWQNGLNGILADQMGLGKTIQTIGLLSHLKSKGLDGPYMIIAPLSTLSNWMNEISRFAPSLPAVIYHGNKDERNEIRRKHMPSTIGPKFPIVITSYEIAMNDAKKFFRAYQWKYLVVDEGHRLKNSQCKLVTMLKFIRVENKLLLTGTPLQNNLAELWSLLNFILPDIFSSLEEFESWFNLSGKCASGATMEEMEEKRRNQVVAKLHAILRPFLLRRMKSDVELSLPRKKEIIIYANMTEHQKNLQDHLVNATFEKHLDRKLTIGRAAASINNLVIQLRKVCNHPDLLESPYDGSYFYPPLNEIIEQCGKFQLLNRLLERLFARNHKVLIFSQWTKVLDIMDYYFSEKGFKVCRIDGSVKLDERKRQIQEFNDLNSHFRIFLLSTRAGGLGINLTAADTCILYDSDWNPQMDLQAMDRCHRIGQSKPVHVYRLATAQSVEGRMLKRAFSKLKLEHVVIEKGQFHQERTTHSSMDEMEEEDILALLRDDETAEDKMIQKDISDEDLENLLDRSDLVVNSSADVKPPVSTFPLKGPGWEVVIPTASGGMLSTLNS, encoded by the exons ATGGCGGCTAATAACAAAGTGAAGAACGATGATCCTGCAGTAGAGTCACCAACTTCGGTCCTAGAAGAAGAG GAAATGGAGGTTAAGTTGGAGGAAGAGGTGGTTGCAGATGATGGATCTTCTCTTGTACCGAAATTGATGGTAGAGGAGGAAGAGAAGTTGCTTAAAGCTCTTGCTAAGGAAGAGGAGGAACAGTTTCAGGAGGCGCCAAATCTCAATGACTCGCAGTTTGATAAGTTGGATGAGCTTTTAACGCAAACGAAACTGTACTCGGAGTTTCTTCTGGAGAAAATGGATGACATCACATTG ACTGCGGGTGAACAAGAGATTAAGGAAGAGGAAGAGACTCAGTTGGATACTAAACCTAAGGGTCGTGGAAGAAAAAGAAAGGCGGCTAAACAATGCAATACT GGGAAAGCCAAAAAGGCAGTTGAAGCTATGATAACAAGATCTAAAGAAACTGTGAAGACTGAAGATGTGAATTTGAGTGAGGAAGAAAGAACTGAGAAAGAGCAGAGGGAGTTGGTGCCTTTACTAACTGGTGGAAAATTGAAGTCTTATCAACTGAAGGGTGTAAAATGGTTAATCTCCTTGTGGCAAAATGGACTGAATGGGATTCTTGCTGATCAAATGGGTCTTGGGAAGACAATCCAGACAATTGGGCTTCTTTCTCATCTTAAATCAAAAGGATTGGATGGGCCATATATGATAATTGCTCCACTATCAACCCTATCCAACTGGATGAATGAGATATCTAG GTTTGCACCATCACTCCCTGCTGTTATCTACCACGGTAATAAAGATGAGAGAAATGAGATCAGAAGGAAACATATGCCTAGCACAATTGGTCCAAAATTTCCCATAGTAATAACTTCTTATGAGATTGCAATGAATGATGCTAAGAAATTTTTCCGGGCATACCAATGGAAATATCTTGTTGTTGATGAG GGTCACAGGCTAAAAAATTCACAATGCAAATTAGTGACCATGTTGAAATTCATCAGAGTTGAAAATAAGCTTCTTTTGACTGGGACACCGCTCCAGAATAACTTAGCAGAGCTGTGGTCATTGCTGAACTTCATCTTACCTGATATATTCTCATCTCTTGAAGAATTTGAGTCATG GTTTAATCTGTCAGGAAAGTGTGCTTCTGGAGCAACAATGGAAGAAATGGAAGAGAAAAGAAGAAACCAG GTAGTGGCCAAGCTTCATGCAATTCTCAGACCATTTCTTTTGCGCCGAATGAAGTCTGATGTTGAGCTATCATTGCCCCGGAAAAAAGAGATCATTATTTATGCTAACATGACTGAGCATCAGAAGAACTTGCAGGATCATCTAGTTAATGCGACATTCGAGAAACATTTGGACAGGAAACTAACAATTG GGCGTGCTGCGGCGAGTATTAATAACTTGGTAATTCAACTTAGGAAAGTCTGTAACCATCCCGACCTCTTAGAATCACCCTATGATGGTTCAT ATTTTTATCCTCCTTTGAATGAGATAATTGAGCAATGCGGAAAATTCCAATTGCTCAACCGGTTGTTGGAGCGGCTATTTGCACGTAATCACAAG GTTCTGATCTTCAGTCAATGGACTAAAGTGCTGGATATAATGGATTATTATTTTAGTGAAAAGGGTTTTAAAGTTTGCAGGATTGATGGTTCAGTGAAACTGGATGAAAGGAAACGTCAG ATCCAGGAATTCAATGATCTAAACAGCCATTTTAGAATCTTTCTTCTTTCTACTAGGGCTGGTGGATTGGGAATAAACCTTACTGCAGCTGACACTTGCATTCTTTATGACAGTGACTGG AATCCTCAAATGGATTTGCAGGCCATGGATAGATGTCATAGAATTGGTCAATCAAAGCCTGTTCATGTTTACAGGCTCGCAACTGCACAATCAGTAGAG GGTCGAATGCTGAAAAGAGCTTTCAGCAAGTTGAAGCTTGAGCATGTGGTGATAGAGAAGGGACAGTTTCATCAGGAGCGTACTACGCATTCCAGTATGGATGAAATGGAG GAAGAGGATATTTTGGCATTGCTTCGAGATGACGAAACAGCTGAGGACAAAATGATACAGAAAGATATTAGTGATGAAGACCTGGAGAATCTCTTGGATCGCAGTGATCTTGTTGTCAATAGCTCAGCTGATGTGAAACCTCCTGTTAGTACCTTTCCCCTTAAAGGACCTGGGTGGGAGGTGGTGATTCCAACTGCATCTGGGGGCATGCTTTCCACTCTCAACAGCTAA